Proteins encoded in a region of the Panicum hallii strain FIL2 chromosome 3, PHallii_v3.1, whole genome shotgun sequence genome:
- the LOC112887461 gene encoding zinc finger SWIM domain-containing protein 6-like, whose translation MSRNNGKVGSKLQELRLSLSRSRGGPSSGGATGQGGGVGVGGGGGASPRRLSSSSSSTASPPSSCVSSEGSPEAAGAPMILAGCPRCMMYVMLSREDPRCPKCHSTVLLDFNDGPGAKSKGRRG comes from the coding sequence ATGAGCAGGAACAACGGCAAGGTCGGGTCGAAGCTGCAGGAGCTGCGGCTGAGCCTGTCGCGGTCGCGCGGGGGGCCGTCGTCGGGGGGCGCGACCGGccagggcggcggcgtcggcgtcgggggcggtggcggggccTCGCCGAGGCggctgtcgtcgtcgtcgtcctcgacgGCGTCCCCGCCGAGCTCGTGCGTGTCGTCGGAGGGGAGCCCCGAGGCCGCCGGCGCGCCGATGATCCTGGCGGGGTGCCCCCGGTGCATGATGTACGTGATGCTGTCGCGGGAGGACCCCCGGTGCCCCAAGTGCCACAGCACCGTCCTCCTCGACTTCAACGACGGCCCCGGCGCCAAGAGCAAGGGCAGGCGCGGCTGA